Proteins co-encoded in one Muntiacus reevesi chromosome 13, mMunRee1.1, whole genome shotgun sequence genomic window:
- the C13H22orf15 gene encoding uncharacterized protein C22orf15 homolog: MFITVMFGAGCWELVNIWCSLGTLTAHLRQRCKVPPDATIALLAEDGHLVNLVEGLEEGPSLAPSMTSPLLQERRTYVLVQIIKGEGGDPTRYESLLENLDGWCPEMAEELRWRSGLLPQGDGQRRRLGTQRGHQEQGPPSRPRRVGSLLSWTQEPGPGARPRDLAHHSQVAELG; encoded by the exons ATGTTTATCACGGTGATGTTCGGAG CTGGCTGCTGGGAGTTGGTGAACATCTGGTGCAGCCTCGGGACCCTCACCGCCCACCTGAGGCAGAGGTGCAAGGTGCCCCCTGATG CGACCATTGCCCTGCTGGCTGAGGACGGGCACCTGGTCAACCTCgtggaggggctggaggaggggcctTCCCTGGCGCCCTCCATGACCAGTCCCCTGCTGCAGGAGCGGAGAACCTATGTTCTGGTGCAGATCATCA agggggagggaggggaccccACGCGCTATGAGTCCCTCCTGGAGAACCTGGATGGGTGGTGTCCAGAGATGGCTG AGGAGCTGCGCTGGCGGTCGGGCCTGCTCCCCCAGGGCGACGGCCAGAGGCGGCGCCTGGGCACTCAGCGTGGCCACCAGGAGCAAGGCCCTCCTTCACGGCCCCGAAGGGTGGGCTCCCTGCTGTCCTGGACCCAGGAGCCAGGGCCTGGAGCCAG GCCCCGTGACCTGGCACATCACAGCCAAGTGGCTGAGCTGGGCTGA
- the CHCHD10 gene encoding coiled-coil-helix-coiled-coil-helix domain-containing protein 10, mitochondrial produces MPRGSRSVASRPASRPAAPSAAHPPAHPPPSAAAPAPAPSGQPGLMAQMATTAAGVAVGSAVGHVVGSALTGAFSGGSSEPAQPAAQQAPARAAPQPLQTGPCAYEIRQFLDCSTTQSDLTLCEGFSEALKQCKYNHGLSSLP; encoded by the exons atgcCCCGGGGGAGCCGTAGCGTGGCCTCGCGGCCAGCTAG CCGCCCCGCCGCGCCCTCTGCCGCCCACCCGCCTGCGCACCCGCCGCCCTCGGCCGcggccccggcccccgccccgtcGGGCCAGCCCGGCCTGATGGCGCAGATGGCGACCACCGCCGCCGGAGTGGCCGTGGGCTCGGCAGTGGGCCACGTCGTGGGCAGCGCCCTGACCGGAGCCTTCAGTGGGGGGAGCTCAGAGCCCGCCCAGCCTGCCGCCCAGCAG GCCCCGGCGCGTGCCGCCCCACAGCCCCTGCAGACAGGGCCCTGCGCCTATGAGATCAGGCAGTTCCTGGACTGCTCCACCACCCAGAGCGACCTGACCCTGTGTGAGGGCTTCAGCGAGGCCCTGAAGCAGTGCAAGTACAACCACG GTCTGAGCTCCCTGCCCTAA